A window from Calliopsis andreniformis isolate RMS-2024a chromosome 7, iyCalAndr_principal, whole genome shotgun sequence encodes these proteins:
- the LOC143181440 gene encoding uncharacterized protein LOC143181440, whose amino-acid sequence NPNGARTPTKTRQRRTPTTGRTTTTKVVQKTRARSNPCSPVHSVGESTAGCTAYDVTSCSVATRRRETSANSARRSSTGATGSRNTCWPITQNSPVDDLMGMDFKIEYELPEEVKPLNAPRGQPLQHYMCGECGKGYKWMANLRRHQRLECGKLPKHHCRLCRKQFYRRYELTNHFTAKHGVSL is encoded by the exons AACCCGAATGGAGCTCGGACGCCTACCAAAACTCGTCAGCGGAGGACCCCAACGACAGGACGTACTACTACTACCAAAGTGGTCCAGAAGACCCGAGCAAGAAGCAACCCCTGTTCACCTGTACACTCTGTGGGAGAGAGTACAGCTGGATGTACAGCCTACGACGTCACCAGTTGCAGTGTGGCAACAAGGAGGCGAGAAACAAGTGCCAATTCTGCTCGAAGAAGTTCTACAGGCGCGACAGGCTCAAGGAACACCTGCTGGCCCATCACCCAGA ACTCTCCTGTGGACGACCTGATGGGCATGgacttcaagattgagtacgagTTGCCAGAGGAGGTGAAGCCCCTGAACGCTCCTCGTGGACAGCCCCTGCAGCACTACATGTGTGGCGAGTGTGGCAAAGGATACAAGTGGATGGCGAACCTCCGCAGACATCAGAGGCTGGAATGTGGCAAACTGCCGAAACACCACTGCAGACTTTGCAGGAAGCAGTTTTACAGAAGATACGAGCTGACTAATCACTTCACCGCCAAGCATGGCGTTTCTCTGTAG
- the LOC143181585 gene encoding uncharacterized protein LOC143181585 translates to MVPCMEDRERDALWMLEKNVRSIGENQDYVFYDKSKTREPADSYPGVLQMQYVCCDCGRSYKWQDSLKRHQRVDCGNKEKQFACHICDKKFKYRYELRNHVAAQHRIYILRGATDIRYVFEDTVFPWLHESPAAAGRGKPTEGGRERDEHLFRLREELQMAGQFAEAPKGRVWEQGEEVSLQFVPQEVLPPVQTERALSGSP, encoded by the exons ATGGTCCCAT GTATGGAGGACAGGGAGCGAGATGCTTTGTGGATGCTGGAGAAGAATGTGAGAAGCATAGGAGAGAATCAGGACTACGTCTTCTATGATAAATCGAAGACGAGAGAGCCAGCGGACTCTTACCCAGGCGTTCTTCAAATGCAGTATGTTTGCTGCGATTGTGGGAGAAGCTACAAGTGGCAGGATAGCCTGAAAAGGCACCAGAGAGTCGACTGTGGGAACAAGGAGAAGCAATTTGCCTGTCACATCTGTGACAAGAAGTTTAAGTACCGATATGAATTGAGAAATCATGTTGCTGCGCAGCATAGGAT ATACATTCTCCGAGGTGCAACTGACATTCGGTACGTATTCGAGGACACAGTCTTTCCCTGGCTGCATGAGTCTCCAGCAGCTGCAGGCCGAGGCAAGCCAACTGAGGGTGGACGGGAACGCGACGAACATTTGTTTCGGTTGCGGGAAGAGTTACAAATGGCGGGACAGTTTGCTGAGGCACCAAAGGGTCGAGTGTGGGAACAAGGAGAAGAAGTTTCGCTGCAATTTGTGCCCCAAGAAGTTCTACCACCAGTACAAACTGAACGAGCACTATCAGGGTCGCCATAA
- the LOC143181563 gene encoding uncharacterized protein LOC143181563 produces the protein MKLIVFLVVAGFALETVHADAKSEAVNILKNLFDITADQAESCILKNQVTLEDLQYFFLGTMIDSEDSNRDDKRFRKGSCTLACCVNALGAMSEGQINVPVLESIINESQLPETYKKRFSKAAKVCADQVKEITDECDVNTAFMRCMQKKNLNKQNE, from the exons ATGAAACTTATAGTGTTTTTGGTGGTTGCTGGGTTTGCTTTG GAAACTGTCCACGCAGACGCAAAGAGCGAGGCAGTGAACATCCTTAAGAATCTCTTTGACATCACAGCGGATCAAGCTGAGTCGTGTATTCTTAAAAATCAAGTTACACTAG aaGATCTACAGTACTTCTTCCTTGGTACGATGATAGACTCAGAAGACAGTAACAGAGATGACAAACGATTCAGAAAGGGCAGCTGTACCCTAGCTTGCTGTGTCAATGCTCTAGGCGCG ATGTCAGAGGGGCAGATCAATGTGCCTGTTCTGGAAAGTATCATAAACGAAAGTCAATTACCAGAGACTTATAAGAAACGATTTTCTAAAGCCGCAAAAGTCTGCGCTGATCAAG TGAAAGAGATTACCGACGAGTGCGACGTCAACACCGCGTTCATGAGGTGTATGCAAAAGAAAAACCTAAATaaacaaaatgaataa
- the Mldr gene encoding mitochondrial ribonuclease P catalytic subunit isoform X2, producing MAFLSRFTFLSLHQVQSFSTQTGKFNIKHILHYKRRDSLNYILNKCKDEYINVLGKPNVSREELDHMRKSLTDIKYVTPTIIDSLVLDVCKNQGCIDGGIAYFQFVEASGHKSSIVTIAKYLLLYGNKTDAVTEAQREHIQNLCETILKQFSVLDHATANACIVGLCKIGEWQKSIEVIQKFESHDPSFLRTGYNALINCLYNNGQADLGTYIQYCLKDLTTFNENIEKLFNLWQTYDIKPSSDTVEELIDTCNKVGWHANLANMTLSKCEICGHEMTEVSLSDEEFKYLSQTIMQKLFVDRIYQVTSPDELKAFKNFIDKTKPYDVVIDGLNIVLNGKEPNYHNLHKLIMYFNAKKQKSLIIGRLHLAKKKEIQFLQKKTTFFFVNNLSSDDPFILYAAMASGLNCKVVSQDFLRQHRFKLQDNTVRVLFKRWQLTHQYMSVEDILKPINLNLVHGESYGVQKQNEYWHIPFHKLTHAQRVNHIEPNQWACFKMST from the exons atggCATTTCTGAGTAGATTTACATTTTTATCCCTCCATCAAGTACAATCATTTTCTACCCAAACAGGAAAGTTCAATATCAAGCATATACTACATTATAAAAGGAGAGATTCACTGAATTATATTCTTAATAAATGTAAAGATGAATACATAAATGTGCTTGGAAAGCCTAACGTATCGAGAGAAGAATTAGATCACATGAGAAAGAGTTTAACAGACATCAAATATGTTACGCCAACGATTATTGACTCTTTGGTTTTAGATGTATGCAAAAATCAGGGATGTATAGATGGTGGTATAGCTTACTTTCAATTTGTGGAGGCTAGTGGTCATAAGTCTTCTATTGTAACTATTGCAAAATATTTGTTGTTATATGGGAACAAAACAGATGCTGTTACAGAAGCACAAAGGGAACATATTCAGAACTTGTGTGAAACTATTTTaaaacagttttcagtacttgaTCATGCCACTGCTAATGCCTGCATCGTAGGTTTGTGTAAAATAGGGGAATGGCAAAAAAGTATAGAAGTTATACAGAAATTTGAATCTCATGATCCATCATTTCTTAGAACTGGATATAATGCACTGATTAATTGCTTGTATAACAACGGACAAGCAGATCTTGg caccTACATTCAATATTGCTTGAAAGATCTAACAACATTTAATGAAAACATTGAGAAGTTATTTAATTTATGGCAGACATACGATATTAAACCTTCTTCAGACACAGTAGAAGAACTTATAGACACTTGTAATAAAGTTGGTTGGCATGCCAACTTAGCAAACATGACACT CTCAAAATGTGAGATATGTGGTCACGAAATGACAGAGGTGTCACTGTCTGACGAGGAGTTTAAGTATTTGTCTCAAACTATAATGCAGaaattgtttgtggacagaatcTATCAAGTGACATCACCAGATGAATTAAAAGCATTCAAAAACTTCATTGATAAAACAAAACCATATGATGTAGTTATTGATGGATTAAATATTGTGCTTAATGGAAAAGAACCCAACTATCATAAT TTACACAAACTTATTATGTATTTCAAtgcaaagaaacaaaaatctcTTATTATTGGGCGGTTACATTTAGCAAAGAAAAAAGAGATACAGTTTCTCCAGAAAAAAACAAcatttttttttgtaaataattt GTCATCAgatgatccatttattttgtatgcggCAATGGCAAGTGGATTAAATTGCAAAGTTGTGTCTCAAGATTTCCTACGTCAACACAGATTTAAACTCCAGGATAATACTGTACGTGTTCTATTTAAAAGATGGCAGTTAACGCACCAGTATATGTCCGTGGAAGACATACTGAAACCAATAAATCTAAATCTAGTTCACGGTGAAAGTTACGGGGTTCAAAAACAGAACGAGTATTGGCATATTCCATTTCATAAATTAACACATGCGCAGAGAGTAAATCACATAGAGCCGAATCAGTGGGCATGCTTTAAAATGTCTACATAA
- the LOC143181663 gene encoding uncharacterized protein LOC143181663 — translation MKTILSVVCLLAATTVVRGMDQDAVIAKYMEYLMPDVQPCADELKITEQDVTNIQSITSSTAKLGCLKACVMKRMSILTGMDFHLEPIYKMIEVVHAGNAEDIAFVRNIASDCTSEIQGVTDECVLGDKYTDCYIEKLFNQ, via the exons ATGAAGACAATACTTTCTGTTGTTTGCCTGCTGGCTGCCACA ACAGTCGTTCGTGGCATGGACCAAGACGCGGTTATAGCGAAGTACATGGAGTACCTAATGCCAGACGTGCAGCCATGTGCTGATGAATTGAAAATAACAGAAC AGGACGTCACGAACATCCAGAGTATAACTTCAAGCACGGCTAAATTAGGTTGCCTGAAAGCCTGTGTGATGAAGAGAATGTCTATA TTGACAGGCATGGACTTCCATCTGGAACCGATCTATAAGATGATAGAGGTCGTGCACGCTGGCAATGCTGAAGACATTGCATTCGTCAGAAATATTGCATCTGATTGCACTTCTGAGA TCCAAGGAGTGACCGACGAGTGCGTCCTGGGTGACAAGTACACCGACTGTTACATCGAGAAGCTCTTCAACCAATAG
- the LOC143181594 gene encoding general odorant-binding protein 19d-like, with protein MKSLVVVGCLLFVVATVHADSAEEEAFMNLIHESLEACRKELNIEESEAAKFKNFDLEGDEKHQMGCLNACVMQKMGVMDGTTINIDNLKTNMLEKVVTDTSKMEENMKIIKDCHETVKDSTDECDMAFDFESCVMKKSS; from the exons ATGAAGTCACTTGTGGTTGTTGGCTGCCTTCTATTCGTCGTG GCTACTGTGCACGCCGATTCGGCCGAGGAAGAGGCTTTCATGAATCTTATACATGAGTCTTTGGAAGCCTGTAGAAAGGAGCTCAATATAGAAGAGA GTGAAGCagcaaaattcaaaaatttcgaTTTAGAGGGCGATGAAAAACACCAGATGGGATGTCTCAACGCTTGCGTGATGCAGAAAATGGGCGTG ATGGATGGTACTACTATCAACATTGACAACTTGAAGACAAATATGTTGGAGAAAGTGGTGACGGATACCAGTAAAATGGAGGAAAACATGAAAATTATAAAAGACTGTCACGAAACAG TCAAAGATAGTACCGACGAGTGCGACATGGCGTTCGACTTTGAATCCTGTGTCATGAAGAAAAGCTCATGA
- the LOC143181662 gene encoding general odorant-binding protein 19d-like — protein MKSLLALSCLLVAVTIVQGDITDAYIEGAKDAFDECAKELGLSGKNRREIFDKDATGGLESASCFRACVMKKMNMLKDNQLNLEVLGDFVKSVNANQPEKVAALLKHIEHCNEKAKVQSDNCKLAFSYVSCFLDKH, from the exons ATGAAGAGCCTTCTTGCCCTCTCGTGCCTTTTGGTGGCTGTG ACGATTGTTCAAGGAGATATCACTGACGCTTATATAGAGGGAGCGAAAGATGCATTTGATGAATGCGCAAAAGAGCTCGGCCTGAGTGGAA AAAACAGGCGAGAAATTTTCGATAAGGATGCAACTGGAGGCCTGGAATCTGCTAGCTGCTTTCGAGCCTGTGTTATGAAAAAGATGAACATG CTGAAAGATAACCAGTTAAACTTGGAAGTGCTAGGAGACTTTGTCAAATCTGTAAATGCTAATCAACCAGAAAAAGTTGCAGCACTCCTGAAACACATCGAGCACTGTAACGAGAAAG CCAAGGTCCAGTCAGACAACTGCAAACTAGCCTTCTCCTACGTCAGCTGCTTCCTGGACAAGCACTAA
- the Obp7 gene encoding odorant binding protein 7 → MKYFAILLCIFFVTVSIGAIDLQRISKVLGVPMKDIDECLTLNHLNNEEVSKVESIFRNNLSPEELEKFMTNFSCFLSCAFEKSKVMQNEKIQVDEVLKIIERNNFTMNSVLQKKLNNCDNLAKRQTDKCEIALTFALCFVQLLRQS, encoded by the exons ATGAAGTACTTTGCAATCCTcctttgcattttttttgtgacT GTGTCGATTGGAGCAATCGATTTACAGCGAATATCGAAGGTGCTGGGTGTGCCAATGAAAGATATAGACGAGTGTTTAACCCTAAATCATTTGAATAATG AGGAAGTCTCGAAAGTCGAGAGCATTTTTCGCAACAATTTATCTCCAGAAGAGTTGGAAAAGTTCATGACAAATTTTAGTTGCTTTCTGTCGTGCGCCTTCGAAAAATCGAAAGtg atgCAGAATGAAAAGATTCAAGTGGATGAGGTTTTAAAAATAATAGAGCGTAACAATTTTACCATGAATTCTGTTTTGCAGAAAAAGTTGAACAACTGCGATAATTTAG CGAAGCGGCAGACCGATAAATGCGAAATAGCGCTCACTTTTGCATTATGCTTCGTTCAACTACTACGACAGAGTTAA
- the LOC143181616 gene encoding uncharacterized protein LOC143181616 isoform X1 translates to MRTVLFLLFAVFAMVAADSSSDDRIIRTAILALNVTRIQAEDCIHKTGVTDNDVQTFLSIMPDTEITNSTDKRAVRRASCTIACLANIQGLMSGSKIELTQLHDWTEKTGIPQEYKTQFLEFENMCISLVKDITNECDVIYEFIKCMHAIGNFGL, encoded by the exons ATGAGGACTGTACTATTCTTGCTGTTCGCTGTATTCGCTATG GTGGCTGCTGACTCCTCCTCAGACGATAGGATAATAAGAACAGCAATTCTGGCACTTAACGTCACGAGGATTCAGGCTGAAGATTGCATCCATAAAACAGGGGTGACGGACA ACGATGTGCAAACGTTCCTAAGTATTATGCCAGATACGGAGATAACAAACTCAACTGACAAGAGAGCTGTGAGAAGGGCCAGCTGTACTATAGCTTGCCTTGCTAATATACAAGGTTTG ATGTCAGGTTCAAAAATTGAGCTAACGCAGCTACACGATTGGACAGAAAAAACAGGCATACCGCAGGAGTATAAAACACAGTTTCTCGAATTCGAAAACATGTGCATCTCTCTAG TAAAAGACATCACTAACGAGTGCGATGTAATCTACGAGTTCATCAAGTGTATGCATGCTATTGGTAATTTTgggttataa
- the LOC143181586 gene encoding longitudinals lacking protein, isoforms A/B/D/L-like has translation MMAENQRVESVAEASEPPGSEGCPRKSEDAEKTSENRSNDAENGSHANDRDSEYSCPRCGNAYVRLHSLNRHIRFECGVEPRFECPICHKKSKHKHNLILHMRTHQKL, from the coding sequence ATGATGGCGGAGAACCAGAGGGTGGAGAGCGTGGCGGAGGCCTCTGAGCCTCCAGGGTCAGAGGGCTGTCCCAGGAAGAGCGAGGACGCCGAGAAGACGTCGGAGAACAGGTCTAACGATGCTGAGAATGGAAGCCACGCGAACGATCGCGACTCTGAGTACTCGTGCCCTCGTTGTGGGAACGCTTACGTGAGGCTTCACTCGCTGAACAGGCACATCAGGTTCGAGTGTGGCGTCGAGCCTCGGTTCGAGTGCCCCATTTGCCACAAGAAGTCCAAGCACAAGCACAACCTCATCTTGCACATGAGAACGCACCAGAAGCTTTGA
- the Mldr gene encoding mitochondrial ribonuclease P catalytic subunit isoform X1: protein MAFLSRFTFLSLHQVQSFSTQTGKFNIKHILHYKRRDSLNYILNKCKDEYINVLGKPNVSREELDHMRKSLTDIKYVTPTIIDSLVLDVCKNQGCIDGGIAYFQFVEASGHKSSIVTIAKYLLLYGNKTDAVTEAQREHIQNLCETILKQFSVLDHATANACIVGLCKIGEWQKSIEVIQKFESHDPSFLRTGYNALINCLYNNGQADLGYKYIHILCQRSVGPENTVCSTYIQYCLKDLTTFNENIEKLFNLWQTYDIKPSSDTVEELIDTCNKVGWHANLANMTLSKCEICGHEMTEVSLSDEEFKYLSQTIMQKLFVDRIYQVTSPDELKAFKNFIDKTKPYDVVIDGLNIVLNGKEPNYHNLHKLIMYFNAKKQKSLIIGRLHLAKKKEIQFLQKKTTFFFVNNLSSDDPFILYAAMASGLNCKVVSQDFLRQHRFKLQDNTVRVLFKRWQLTHQYMSVEDILKPINLNLVHGESYGVQKQNEYWHIPFHKLTHAQRVNHIEPNQWACFKMST from the exons atggCATTTCTGAGTAGATTTACATTTTTATCCCTCCATCAAGTACAATCATTTTCTACCCAAACAGGAAAGTTCAATATCAAGCATATACTACATTATAAAAGGAGAGATTCACTGAATTATATTCTTAATAAATGTAAAGATGAATACATAAATGTGCTTGGAAAGCCTAACGTATCGAGAGAAGAATTAGATCACATGAGAAAGAGTTTAACAGACATCAAATATGTTACGCCAACGATTATTGACTCTTTGGTTTTAGATGTATGCAAAAATCAGGGATGTATAGATGGTGGTATAGCTTACTTTCAATTTGTGGAGGCTAGTGGTCATAAGTCTTCTATTGTAACTATTGCAAAATATTTGTTGTTATATGGGAACAAAACAGATGCTGTTACAGAAGCACAAAGGGAACATATTCAGAACTTGTGTGAAACTATTTTaaaacagttttcagtacttgaTCATGCCACTGCTAATGCCTGCATCGTAGGTTTGTGTAAAATAGGGGAATGGCAAAAAAGTATAGAAGTTATACAGAAATTTGAATCTCATGATCCATCATTTCTTAGAACTGGATATAATGCACTGATTAATTGCTTGTATAACAACGGACAAGCAGATCTTGggtataaatatatacatattttgtGTCAAAGATCTGTTGGTCCAgagaacactgtttgcagcaccTACATTCAATATTGCTTGAAAGATCTAACAACATTTAATGAAAACATTGAGAAGTTATTTAATTTATGGCAGACATACGATATTAAACCTTCTTCAGACACAGTAGAAGAACTTATAGACACTTGTAATAAAGTTGGTTGGCATGCCAACTTAGCAAACATGACACT CTCAAAATGTGAGATATGTGGTCACGAAATGACAGAGGTGTCACTGTCTGACGAGGAGTTTAAGTATTTGTCTCAAACTATAATGCAGaaattgtttgtggacagaatcTATCAAGTGACATCACCAGATGAATTAAAAGCATTCAAAAACTTCATTGATAAAACAAAACCATATGATGTAGTTATTGATGGATTAAATATTGTGCTTAATGGAAAAGAACCCAACTATCATAAT TTACACAAACTTATTATGTATTTCAAtgcaaagaaacaaaaatctcTTATTATTGGGCGGTTACATTTAGCAAAGAAAAAAGAGATACAGTTTCTCCAGAAAAAAACAAcatttttttttgtaaataattt GTCATCAgatgatccatttattttgtatgcggCAATGGCAAGTGGATTAAATTGCAAAGTTGTGTCTCAAGATTTCCTACGTCAACACAGATTTAAACTCCAGGATAATACTGTACGTGTTCTATTTAAAAGATGGCAGTTAACGCACCAGTATATGTCCGTGGAAGACATACTGAAACCAATAAATCTAAATCTAGTTCACGGTGAAAGTTACGGGGTTCAAAAACAGAACGAGTATTGGCATATTCCATTTCATAAATTAACACATGCGCAGAGAGTAAATCACATAGAGCCGAATCAGTGGGCATGCTTTAAAATGTCTACATAA
- the LOC143181616 gene encoding uncharacterized protein LOC143181616 isoform X2 yields the protein MRTVLFLLFAVFAMVAADSSSDDRIIRTAILALNVTRIQAEDCIHKTGVTDNDVQTFLSIMPDTEITNSTDKRAVRRASCTIACLANIQGLMSGSKIELTQLHDWTEKTGIPQEYKTQFLEFENIKRHH from the exons ATGAGGACTGTACTATTCTTGCTGTTCGCTGTATTCGCTATG GTGGCTGCTGACTCCTCCTCAGACGATAGGATAATAAGAACAGCAATTCTGGCACTTAACGTCACGAGGATTCAGGCTGAAGATTGCATCCATAAAACAGGGGTGACGGACA ACGATGTGCAAACGTTCCTAAGTATTATGCCAGATACGGAGATAACAAACTCAACTGACAAGAGAGCTGTGAGAAGGGCCAGCTGTACTATAGCTTGCCTTGCTAATATACAAGGTTTG ATGTCAGGTTCAAAAATTGAGCTAACGCAGCTACACGATTGGACAGAAAAAACAGGCATACCGCAGGAGTATAAAACACAGTTTCTCGAATTCGAAAACAT TAAAAGACATCACTAA
- the Obp6 gene encoding odorant binding protein 6 yields MKELSVVLLLALVIVLMTVRDAQSKKMTLDDAKKTIKNLRKVCGKKTGATKELLDGQHKGEFPKDERLMCYMKCILTTTKTMKNDEIMYDWFTQNARLMLVEEYVPRIERVVEECRTQVTATDGCEIAWQFGKCVYEMDSELYMAP; encoded by the exons ATGAAAGAACTCAGCGTCGTCCTGCTGCTCGCCCTGGTGATCGTTTTGATGACTGTCAGGGACGCCCAGAGC AAAAAGATGACCCTTGACGACGCTAAGAAGACCATCAAGAACCTGAGGAAAGTCTGCGGGAAGAAGACAGGCGCTACTAAAG AGCTTTTAGACGGCCAACACAAAGGCGAGTTCCCAAAGGACGAAAGGCTGATGTGTTACATGAAATGCATACTGACCACGACTAAAACT ATGAAGAACGACGAGATAATGTACGACTGGTTCACTCAGAATGCTAGGCTCATGTTGGTCGAGGAATACGTTCCGCGAATCGAGAGAGTAGTTGAGGAATGCAGAACACAAG TGACGGCTACAGACGGATGTGAGATTGCTTGGCAGTTTGGCAAATGCGTTTACGAGATGGACAGTGAG CTTTACATGGCTCCCTGA
- the LOC143181564 gene encoding general odorant-binding protein 28a-like, which translates to MKTLVIFLCSLCLMGVRADDAEGAPNSCLQKLGISMADLPKLMTDQSEESVMQRGCLEACYLQKLGFMENNVINLQAIEAEMERTLPSDKLENVRELVRRCAADTADDNECMAAQKFSQCAMEELRMSIRKAFQHMLP; encoded by the exons ATGAAGACCCTCGTGATCTTTCTCTGCTCCCTGTGCTTAATG GGGGTTCGCGCAGATGACGCGGAAGGCGCGCCAAATTCCTGTTTGCAGAAACTTGGCATCTCTATGG CTGATCTTCCTAAATTAATGACTGACCAGTCGGAAGAATCAGTAATGCAACGTGGGTGTCTCGAAGCTTGTTACCTGCAGAAATTGGGCTTT ATGGAGAACAAcgtcatcaatctccaagcaATAGAAGCAGAGATGGAGCGAACACTGCCGAGCGACAAGCTCGAAAATGTACGCGAGCTGGTGCGTCGATGCGCAGCTGACA CCGCAGACGACAACGAGTGCATGGCGGCTCAGAAGTTCTCCCAGTGCGCTATGGAGGAACTACGAATGAGCATACGAAAGGCCTTCCAACACATGCTGCCCTAG
- the Obp5 gene encoding odorant binding protein 5: protein MFVKQLLCASLLVFLASRPVKGAVSKEQMEKLARSMRNSCLQKIDTTEEKVLAMRQGEFPEDENLACYTNCIMKAMRTYKNGVLDINMILKQIDASMPPDLSPRVKATVRACQGIKGEKNVQSNFLLHLRVSLKNEINLKISAKLLNFRKPYADTETEPCKMTYEYVKCAYQADPEIFFFP from the exons ATGTTCGTGAAACAATTGCTTTGCGCAAGTTTGCTCGTGTTCCTCGCGTCTCGACCAGTGAAAGGT GCTGTGAGCAAGGAGCAGATGGAAAAATTGGCCAGAAGCATGCGTAATTCTTGCCTGCAGAAAATCGACACGACTGAAG AAAAGGTGCTCGCCATGAGACAAGGAGAGTTCCCAGAGGACGAGAACCTCGCGTGCTATACTAACTGCATCATGAAGGCGATGAGAACT TATAAAAATGGTGTCCTGGATATTAACATGATACTAAAGCAAATAGATGCATCAATGCCACCAGACCTGTCCCCCAGAGTGAAGGCGACAGTGAGGGCATGCCAAGGGATCAAAGGTGAGAAAAATGTGCAATCAAATTTTCTTCTACATTTAAGAGTATCccttaaaaatgaaattaatttaaaaatatctgCAAA ATTACTCAATTTTCGAAAACCATACGCAGACACTGAAACCGAGCCATGCAAAATGACCTACGAATACGTGAAATGCGCCTACCAAGCAGATCCAGAGATATTTTTCTTCCCTTAA